Proteins encoded by one window of Lycium barbarum isolate Lr01 chromosome 11, ASM1917538v2, whole genome shotgun sequence:
- the LOC132619698 gene encoding uncharacterized protein LOC132619698 produces MTDYNRSLEAEKIGLSRDKAHFSSRLDELETTVSQLRGELDLVKADAAGLAERNRLLESDTSLYKERMRVFEEKAEERSRICEGLKAELEEAVNANDVLKAELEAVVHMRNIAVPNRAELEAKLAKVEADLKEAWKGVEAAEAHTAIIAEYEKWKSRRLTLEEAEHRFSDLPALINQAKEMEEEANHALGSDSDDSERTESDHSASSHLT; encoded by the coding sequence ATGACCGATTACAACCGAAGCCTCGAGGCTGAGAAGAttggccttagccgagacaaggCCCATTTTTCGTCGAGGCTGGACGAGCTGGAGACCACCGTatcccaactccggggggaaTTGGATTTGGTGAAGGCCGATGCAGCGGGCCtagccgagaggaaccggctacTGGAATCTGACACCTCTCTGTATAAAGAACGTATGAGAGTTTTTgaagagaaagccgaggagcggtctcggatatgtGAGGGTTTGAAAGCCGAGCTGGAGGAGGCGGTGAACGCCAACGATGTTCTTAAGGCTGAGCTAGAAGCTGTTGTTCACATGAGGAATATTGCTGTGCCAAACCGGGCCGAGCTGGAGGCTAAGTTAGCTAAAGTCGAGGCTGATTTAAaagaagcctggaaaggcgtggaggcggccgaggctcatactgccaTCATCGCCGAGTACGAGAAGTGGAAGTCTAGGCGGCTCACCCTCGAGGAAGCCGAGCACAGATTCTCCGATCTCCCGGCCCTGATAAACCAGGCCAAAGAAATGGAGGAGGAGGCGAACCACGCCCTCGGGTCCGATTCAGACGATTCTGAGAGAACTGAGTCCGATCATTCTGCCTCCAGTCATCTAACATAG